Proteins co-encoded in one Fusarium musae strain F31 chromosome 3, whole genome shotgun sequence genomic window:
- the ALG10 gene encoding glucosyltransferase (CAZy:GT59~BUSCO:EOG0926300R), with product MVSYTPIRMSEFKSNYGPKYHPQPNIAGITPQAAFRIGSRLAMYGAPAAVAVLLFANGIPRVQRDVLQKIPFLGNYFRKEIHPADNDEVFHIPQAQKYCQGRFQEWDSKITTPPGLYLLSLITPGVVRPSSSVSGYFCDVKSLRATNVAVLVILAILVLKCRREIEARLYEAYTSTRLRNTSQYAVHTALNVALFPLLFFFSGLYYTDVASTAAVLVAYLNHLKRIGRDRSSALNDLTTILFGIITLLFRQTNVFWVVVYMGGLEAVHAVKTLRPEQVDQPVILTFVEQIKYFAWRYSLGDIHDPPLHMMWPDDMLFCVLSLGIAAICNPIRIIRQIWPYVAVLVSFGGFVAWNGGVVLGDKSNHVATIHLPQMLYIWPFFAFFSLPLLVPYALPAINMVLRILPRARSPTSTSKPAPEAETSAKPPSISFGKSRRSGSSRKASATGSSDRKYPRLSKPLEIASFIFGVKLILWPLYLLETIVLSLAIVHYNTIIHPFTLADNRHYMFYIFRYTIRRASWIRYALVVPYTLSRWMTWGTIAGCSRFFTIHMRACSVYGNGTENPPFLSHPMVTNVGFSPRQTYAASPARITENSQDTSKHRELSKALGDDPLLASIIPASTSTGLVFLLATTLSLMTAPLVEPRYFIIPWVMWRLLVPAWRLHDHGYYGGVTSRLSNYPKIRPFFEFFQHYDLRLIIETFWFIAINAATGYIFLTKPYIWKAEDGTVLDDGRFQRFMW from the exons ATGGTCTCCTAC ACTCCCATCCGCATGTCGGAATTCAAGAGCAACTATGGTCCTAA GTACCATCCTCAACCCAACATTGCTGGCATCACCCCCCAGGCTGCCTTCCGAAT TGGCTCCCGTCTGGCTATGTACGGTGCTCCCGCCGCTGTTGctgtcctcctcttcgccaACGGTATTCCCCGTGTGCAGCGCGACGTTCTCCAG AAGATCCCTTTCCTTGGCAACTATTTCCGAAAGGAGATCCACCCCGCCGACAAC GATGAAGTATTCCATATACCACAGGCACAGAAATACTGCCAGGGGAGGTTCCAAGAGTGGGATAGCAAGATCACGACACCACCAGGGCT TTaccttctttctcttatAACACCTGGAGTTGTGCGTCCTAGTAGTTCAGTCAGTGGATACTTCTGCGACGTCAAGAGTCTAAGAGCTACCAACGTCGCTGTTCTGGTGATACTCGCCATCTTGGTCCTAAAGTGCCGTCGAGAGATCGAGGCACGCCTCTATGAAGCTTATACCTCGACCCGGCTACGCAATACTTCACAATATGCAGTTCACACTGCACTTAATGTCGCCCTATTtccgcttctcttcttcttctctggacTTTACTACACCGATGTTGCATCTACTGCAGCCGTCTTGGTCGCCTACTTGAACCACCTAAAGCGCATTGGTCGAGATCGTAGTTCCGCACTGAACGATCTAACAACAATCCTCTTTGGAATCATCACGCTTCTCTTTCGTCAGACCAATGTCTTCTGGGTAGTTGTGTATATGGGTGGCCTAGAAGCTGTCCATGCTGTCAAGACCTTGCGGCCAGAGCAGGTTGATCAGCCAGTTATCTTGACATTTGTTGAGCAGATCAAGTATTTTGCCTGGAGGTATTCTCTTGGAGATATTCATGACCCCCCACTACACATGATGTGGCCAGATG ACATGCTCTTCTGTGTATTGAGTCTGGGAATCGCAGCGATTTGCAACCCAATCCGCATCATTAGACAGATATGGCCTTACGTTGCTGTCCTTGTCTCATTTGGTGGCTTCGTAGCATGGAACGGTGGTGTTGTCCTTG GTGACAAATCCAACCATGTTGCTACTATCCACCTCCCACAGATGCTCTACATATGgcctttctttgctttcttctctctaCCACTTCTGGTACCGTATGCCCTACCCGCCATTAACATGGTACTGCGAATACTGCCGCGGGCTCGATCGCCTACATCAACTAGCAAGCCAGCCCCCGAGGCAGAGACCAGTGCAAAGCCGCCCTCAATTTCCTTCGGCAAGTCACGAAGGTCGGGAAGCTCTAGGAAAGCCTCGGCAACCGGCAGTTCTGACAGAAAATACCCACGACTTTCGAAGCCACTAGAAATCGCCAGCTTCATATTTGGGGTCAAGCTCATACTCTGGCCCCTCTACCTCCTTGAGACCATAGTGCTCTCACTCGCCATCGTTCACTACAACACCATTATCCACCCCTTCACTCTGGCTGATAACCGCCATTACATGTTCTACATCTTTAGATATACCATCCGACGGGCTTCTTGGATTCGATATGCTTTAGTTGTCCCCTATACCTTGTCTCGGTGGATGACGTGGGGTACCATTGCTGGCTGCTCACGATTCTTCACTATTCACATGCGCGCCTGTTCTGTTTATGGGAATGGAACAGAAAACCCTCCCTTCCTGAGTCATCCTATGGTGACTAACGTTGGGTTTTCGCCAAGACAAACTTATGCCGCCTCTCCAGCTAGGATAACGGAGAATTCTCAGGATACTTCCAAACATCGAGAACTGAGCAAGGCTTTGGGTGATGACCCTCTTCTTGCTTCGATTAtaccagcttcaacatcgacTGGACTCGTGTTCTTGCTTGCCACGACTTTATCACTCATGACGGCCCCGCTAGTAGAGCCACGATACTTTATCATACCCTGGGTGATGTGGAGGCTGCTTGTACCTGCGTGGAGGCTTCATGATCATGGTTATTACGGTGGTGTTACTTCCAGACTCTCAAATTACCCAAAGATCAGGCCTTTTTTTGAGTTCTTTCAGCACTACGATCTACGACTTATCATTGAGACGTTTTGGTTCATCGCCATCAATGCTGCAACAGGTTACATCTTCCTCACCAAACCTTACATATGGAAGGCGGAAGATGGGACTGTGCTGGACGACGGTCGATTTCAAAGATTTATGTGGTAA
- a CDS encoding hypothetical protein (EggNog:ENOG41): MDKYIDGRFERLEKALANLIDSVTKYHPSIQQGEELNLADQELSRGLEEVQTHQNNYLRIQQLRESSNALDTQIRDTLSNLATTRKDIVTTQTTTFPSGPSYPIAYEELLNYARRISKTTMPPAGTIKAAPPTPDVPEVQTPGGQTPAAQTPGPESQAASIMTPSAPASSQVQSPAVINGTPAVSQEPATQQSSMSANTVLPSEWTQFLNPLTDQIFLPWPNDLQLGAGSLAANQLLQEQGIDPKGYDPAEEEERKRREEEERKQKEEEDRIAQEEREKKQREERERQRIERERQREKDQEAWRRASLVGGPAAPGEQRSPTGPPQQKAQFQFTNLDDLDDDDDDD, from the exons ATGGACAAATATATCGATGGTCGTTTTGAGCGACTAGAGAAAGCTCTCGCAAACCTAATTGATTCAGTCACAAAATACCATCCCTCTATACAACAAGGAGAAGAGCTCAATTTAGCGGACCAAGAACTAAGCAGAGGCTTGGAAGAAG tcCAGACTCATCAGAACAATTATTTACGTATCCAGCAACTGCGCGAGTCTTCAAACGCCCTTGATACGCAGATCCGCGATACTCTTTCGAATCTAGCGACTACTCGCAAGGACATCGTGACGACACAAACCACCACATTTCCTTCTGGCCCAAGCTACCCCATCGCCTACGAAGAGCTTCTCAATTATGCCCGACGTATCAGCAAAACAACCATGCCACCGGCAGGCACCATTAAAGCCGCACCGCCGACGCCAGATGTTCCAGAAGTCCAGACTCCAGGCGGTCAAACACCAGCAGCACAGACTCCAGGACCCGAGTCGCAAGCGGCTTCAATTATGACACCATCTGCGCCTGCATCGTCTCAGGTTCAAAGCCCAGCAGTTATAAATGGCACGCCGGCCGTCTCCCAGGAACCTGCGACTCAACAGTCCTCAATGTCCGCCAACACCGTTCTGCCCAGCGAGTGGACACAGTTCTTGAACCCTTTGACTGACCAAATCTTCCTACCTTGGCCAAATGACCTCCAGCTTGGCGCTGGCTCCCTCGCTGCTAACCAGCTCCTCCAGGAGCAGGGCATTGACCCCAAGGGCTACGATCcagctgaggaagaagagcgcaAGCGtcgcgaggaagaggagaggaagcagaaggaagaagaggaccgTATTGCCCAGGAAGAGCGCGAGAAGAAGCAACGAGAGGAACGCGAGCGCCAGCGCATTGAGAGAGAACGCCAGAGAGAGAAGGACCAGGAGGCTTGGAGACGCGCCAGTTTGGTTGGTGGTCCGGCTGCCCCTGGCGAACAAAGGAGCCCAACTGGACCTCCGCAGCAAAAGGCCCAGTTTCAGTTTACTAACCTGGATGAtttggatgacgatgacgacgacgattgA
- a CDS encoding hypothetical protein (EggNog:ENOG41~BUSCO:EOG09261FH7): MHFRDFAPRTALISSLLAIPQLASAFYLPGVAPTTYKEGDKVPLYVNSIKPVDRSQDPRLHAVVSYDYYHPAFQFCQPEGGPQYVSESLGSILFGDRIMTSPFELIMGKNETCKPLCEVKYTEKSVQFVKSRIEQGYSLEWLVDGLPAGQEVLDQLTGTTFYNPRFLLGQDDKDDNILFNNHYEIAVEYHEVNKDPNQRRVVGVVVQPSSKEYGGKADCANHPPIVLSGGEQHVTFSYSVIWRKSDTAWATRWDKYLHVFDPKIHWFWLIDTAIIVVILVLTVMSILVRALKKDIARYNRLDQIDLDDFGGTSVVEDGVQEDSGWKLVHGDVFRTPSRPLLLSVLAGNGVQLFCMTGCTILFALLGFLSPSNRGSLGTIMILMYTVLGFVGGYVSARTYKAWQGESWKLNIALTPTLVPGIVFSSFFLLNLFLWAKQSSGAVPFTTMLVIVAIWFIISIPLSFGGSWVGFRSPQFQPPVRTNQIPRQIPPVSTYLKPVPSVLIVGLLPFGAIFVELFFIMNSIWFSRIYYMFGFLFLCYGLMIVVCAAVTILMVYFLLCAENYNWQWRSFLAAGMSGGYIFLNCLLYLVTKVRASGLAGIVLYMGYSAIISFLFFILTGSIGYFASWWFVRKIYSSIKID; this comes from the exons ATGCATTTCCGAGACTTTGCGCCTCGTACGGCGCTCATCAGCTCATTGCTAGCTATACCACAGCTAGCTTCTGCTTTCTACCTCCCCGGTGTCGCCCCTACTACCTACAAAGAGGGAGATAAGGTTCCGCTTTACGTGAATAGCATCAAGCCTGTCGACCGCTCCCAAGACCCGCGACTACACGCCGTTGTCTCATACGACTACTACCACCCTGCGTTCCAATTCTGCCAACCTGAAGGCGGCCCTCAATATGTATCGGAAAGTCTGGGTAGTATTCTCTTCGGAGACCGTATCATGACTTCTCCCTTTGAGCTTATCATGGGCAAGAACGAGACCTGCAAACCCCTTTGCGAAGTCAAATACACTGAGAAATCGGTTCAATTTGTCAAAAGCCGCATCGAACAGGGATACAGCCTGGAATGGCTTGTGGATGGATTGCCCGCTGGACAGGAAGTTCTCGATCAGTTGACTGGCACTACCTTTTATAACCCCCGATTCTTGCTCGGCCAGGATGATAAGGACGACAACATCCTGTTCAACAACCACTACGAAATCGCCGTCGAGTATCATGAAGTGAACAAGGACCCCAACCAGCGCCGTGTTGTTGGTGTAGTTGTGCAGCCAAGCTCGAAGGAGTACGGCGGCAAGGCTGATTGCGCCAACCACCCGCCCATCGTTTTGTCCGGAGGCGAGCAGCATGTTACCTTCAGCTATAGCGTGATCTGGCGCAAGTCAGACACTGCCTGGGCCACTCGATGGGACAAGTACTTGCACGTGTTTGATCCCAAGATTCACTGGTTCTGGCTTATCGACACTGCCATCATTGTCGTCATTCTTGTCCTCACTGTCATGTCCATCCTGGTCCGCGCTCTCAAGAAAGATATTGCTCGTTATAACAGACTCGACCAGATCGACCTCGACGACTTTGGCGGTACTTCGGttgttgaggatggtgttcAGGAAGACTCTGGCTGGAAACTGGTCCATGGCGACGTCTTCCGAACCCCTTCGCGTCCCCTTCTGCTCTCGGTCCTGGCTGGCAATGGTGTTCAGCTGTTCTGCATGACGGGATGCACCATCctctttgctcttcttggatTCTTGTCTCCTTCAAACCGTGGATCTCTTGGAACTATCATGATTCTCATGTATACTGTCCTCGGCTTCGTTGGTGGTTATGTCTCTGCTCGAACTTACAAGGCATGGCAGGGTGAGAGCTGGAAGTTGAACATTGCTTTGACCCCAACCTTGGTCCCCGGCATcgtcttctccagcttcttcctcctgaACCTTTTCCTTTGGGCCAAGCAGTCATCAGGGGCGGTTCCTTTCACCACCATGCTTGTGATTGTTGCTATCTGGTTCATTATCTCGATTCCTCTCTCCTTTGGTGGTTCTTGGGTTGGATTCCGCTCTCCTCAGTTCCAGCCCCCTGTCCGCACCAACCAGATTCCACGACAGATTCCTCCTGTGAGCACTTACCTTAAGCCTGTACCCAGCGTGCTTATTGTCGGTCTACTTCCCTTCGGTGCCATCTTTGTCGaacttttcttcatcatgaactcGATCTGGTTCAGCAGGATCTACTACATGTTTGGCTTCCTGTTCCTCTGCTACGGCCTCATGATTGTTGTCTGCGCTGCTGTCACTATCCTTATGGTGTATTTCCTGCTATGTGCTGAGAACTACAACTGGCAGTGGAGATCTTTCCTCGCTGCTGGTATGAGTGGTGGCTATATCTTCTTGAATTGTCTTTTGTACCTTGTTACAAAGGTCAGGGCGAGTGGATTGGCCGGTATTGTGCTCTACATGGGCTACAGTGCCATCATTtcattcctcttcttcattcttactg GCTCCATCGGCTACTTTGCCAGTTGGTGGTTCGTCCGCAAGATCTACTCGTCCATCAAGATTGATTAA
- a CDS encoding hypothetical protein (BUSCO:EOG09263C4C) has translation MAAPTTLPALLTSLTQSLSSALEVTPKLATIEHQKDGISLLDVKNELLLSYLQNLVFLILLKLRNSKSNSDKAEDESELDESVRAKLVELRLYLERGARPLEEKLRFSIDRFLRTADDAERERQAKEAKAAAGSDSEEQEEDSEEEADAEALSHKPGNFGAMADDVTARRAERDGGAVGVYRPPKRDRATMDAPQRREKHDRRAGRSHTMEEFVASELSSAPLAEPSIGTTIVQGGRKMKTDAERKEEAERRDYEEMNFTRLPKESKKDRAKKAKQAGRSNRMQFGGEDWHNLGEGVDRIDRLTKRKQSGGNVRALLDKSRKRGIDTTDGPRGSGMGGGIGERFNKRVKVLEGGRRDRGKGR, from the coding sequence ATGGCAGCACCTACAACACTACCAGCGCTGTTGACGTCGCTAACCCAGTCGCTGTCATCAGCACTCGAGGTCACACCAAAACTCGCAACTATCGAGCACCAGAAGGATGGCATTTCACTTCTCGATGTGAAGAATGAGCTTCTACTGTCATACCTACAAAACCTCGTCTTCTTGATTCTACTAAAGTTGCGCAACTCGAAGTCAAACTCGGAtaaggctgaagatgaatcAGAACTCGACGAATCTGTGAGGGCAAAGCTGGTTGAACTGCGACTTTACTTAGAAAGGGGAGCCCGACCGTTGGAAGAAAAGTTGCGCTTCTCCATTGATCGATTCCTCCGAACAGCGGACGATGCAGAGCGCGAGAGACAGGCaaaggaagccaaggctgCGGCTGGATCAGATTCCGAGGAACAAGAGGAAGACTCAGAGGAGGAGGCAGATGCTGAAGCTCTGTCTCACAAGCCCGGTAACTTTGGAGCCATGGCTGATGATGTTACCGCTCGTCGTGCGGAGCGTGATGGAGGAGCTGTCGGTGTATACCGCCCACCCAAGAGAGACCGAGCCACAATGGATGCGCCTCAACGCCGCGAGAAGCACGATCGTCGCGCCGGCAGATCTCACACTATGGAGGAATTCGTTGCTTCAGAGCTATCTAGCGCACCTTTGGCGGAGCCAAGTATTGGTACCACAATTGTTCAGGGCGGTCGCAAGATGAAGACCGACGCCGAGCGAAAGGAGGAGGCAGAGCGCCGAGATTATGAAGAAATGAACTTCACACGCCTTCCCAAGGAGAGCAAGAAGGACCGAGCTAAAAAGGCAAAGCAGGCTGGTCGCAGCAACCGCATGCAGTTTGGTGGCGAGGATTGGCACAACCTGGGAGAGGGTGTCGACCGTATCGATCGTCTTACCAAGCGCAAGCAATCAGGTGGAAACGTTCGTGCTCTTCTGGACAAGAGCCGAAAGCGTGGAATCGACACAACGGATGGACCTCGAGGAAGCGGTATGGGAGGTGGTATTGGAGAGAGATTCAACAAGAGAGTAAAGGTGTTGGAGGGTGGACGTCGCGACCGTGGAAAGGGTCGATAG
- a CDS encoding hypothetical protein (EggNog:ENOG41) encodes MSTSSNTPAPTASMDIDDMDVDSGVKPCTINNPTTIDDDDNNDPVTATYNVFINPSLPLGRRLLVLQHPNRTDDSPRPPPTELRVKAQAGMVEVDVPLDNTVAYDREKGQKWGKTLHASMATKNGGSHGLAGGFGFGTVQARGGRKKAEDEQENMDWAEAVRQDKVLRIQTLGGQYPEYKEVQHMVGVFQGKDLHLTPVSSLVHLRPQLHHIDATVQQARQDAATKESAPSTAAGTARAIHMTVKATGDGDTVTTETMADRLRAVQTEHWRTMHYTDENEEAAWEVYNESLFLRPTQEEAAEEAEKADGAEDNEPPLEESVPKFARRWDDDELLEAVSGIKKPQPTSEPVKEDLKPIAPAKQPEQPAPGADEARKPKLRPRGGAAGTVPRRGGRPRATASKTANVDG; translated from the exons ATGTCTACATCGTCGAATACGCCGGCTCCTACGGCCTCAATGGACATCGATGATATGGATGTCGACTCAGGCGTCAAGCCCTGCACAATTAACAATCCCACCACGatagacgacgacgacaacaaTGACCCCGTCACCGCAACATACAACGTCTTTATCAACCCATCTCTACCTTTAGGCCGccgtcttcttgttcttcaacatccaaaCCGAACCGATGACTCTCCACGACCTCCACCAACCGAATTGCGGGTGAAGGCTCAAGCTGGCATGGTTGAAGTCGATGTTCCCCTCGACAACACAGTCGCCTATGATCGCGAGAAGGGACAAAAATGGGGAAAGACTTTACATGCTTCCATGGCGACGAAGAATGGCGGCAGCCATGGCCTGGCTGGTGGATTTGGCTTTGGTACGGTCCAGGCTCGAGGTGGCAGGAAAAAGGCCGAGGATGAACAGGAGAACATGGACTGGGCAGAGGCCGTCAGGCAGGATAAAGTGCTCCGGATACAGACCCTTGGTGGACAGTATCCTGAGTATAAGGAGGTTCAGCATATGGTCGGTGTCTTTCAAGGCA AGGACTTACATCTCACACCTGTGTCATCGCTTGTCCACCTACGCCCACAACTTCACCACATCGACGCAACCGTCCAACAAGCACGACAAGACGCAGCTACTAAGGAGTCGGCTCCCAGTACTGCAGCCGGCACTGCTCGCGCAATTCATATGACTGTCAAGGCTactggcgatggcgatactGTCACCACCGAAACTATGGCTGATCGTCTACGAGCTGTGCAGACAGAGCATTGGCGAACTATGCACTACACAGATGAGAACGAGGAGGCTGCCTGGGAGGTTTATAACGAAAGCCTCTTCCTGCGCCCTACTCAAGAGGAGGCcgcagaagaagcagagaaaGCCGATGGTGCGGAGGACAATGAGCCACCCCTTGAGGAGTCAGTGCCAAAGTTCGCCCGTCGGTgggatgatgacgagcttcttgaagctgttAGTGGCATAAAGAAGCCACAGCCGACATCAGAACCTGTTAAAGAAGATCTCAAGCCAATTGCCCCCGCTAAGCAGCCAGAGCAACCTGCGCCAGGGGCGGACGAGGCACGAAAGCCCAAGCTTCGACCACGAGGTGGAGCGGCGGGAACCGTTCCTCGACGGGGAGGTAGACCTCGAGCTACAGCTTCAAAGACGGCCAACGTTGATGGATGA